In a single window of the Acinetobacter tibetensis genome:
- a CDS encoding permease, which yields MALLLPLLAFLTGLLLATTPVATQLKTILSSLLARCFIPIVIIYNMVFYQAGSLSLMLFSFGVAVLLFYFFLYVSKNKLNALCFSYVNMAWLGFPFAIALFGTEISPAMVALYVGGSIFGNLWAVTAVSDTPQPLSMILKKVVYSPPIVALSLAALFWLLGIQHWLQQHGIDWIYAAAKLGMSFSGMCVLGMWLRHTKVHAADLWQSTQTAALKLLCGLVLCGLAYRFLPIPHIEQSIGVMFLLFCLPPAANIVALETHYQGTGTSAKYIASGTIVSCVVVSLYGVLLHLFI from the coding sequence GTGGCTTTGCTGTTGCCATTATTGGCATTTTTAACAGGATTACTTCTTGCCACAACACCAGTTGCTACGCAATTAAAAACGATACTATCTAGTTTATTGGCGCGGTGTTTTATCCCTATCGTGATTATTTACAACATGGTGTTTTATCAGGCAGGTAGCCTTAGTCTGATGTTGTTTAGCTTTGGCGTCGCTGTTCTATTGTTTTATTTTTTCCTCTATGTTTCAAAGAATAAGTTGAATGCCTTGTGTTTTAGTTATGTCAATATGGCATGGTTAGGCTTTCCTTTTGCCATTGCGCTATTCGGCACTGAAATCAGTCCTGCCATGGTGGCATTGTATGTCGGTGGTTCTATTTTTGGTAACCTTTGGGCAGTCACTGCTGTGAGTGATACACCTCAGCCACTCAGTATGATTCTAAAAAAAGTCGTGTATTCACCCCCAATCGTTGCTTTAAGTTTGGCTGCATTGTTTTGGTTGTTGGGTATACAGCATTGGCTACAACAGCATGGTATTGATTGGATATATGCTGCTGCAAAGTTGGGCATGAGCTTTTCAGGCATGTGTGTGTTGGGTATGTGGCTCAGGCACACCAAAGTCCATGCAGCGGATTTATGGCAAAGTACGCAAACCGCAGCCTTGAAATTACTTTGTGGTTTAGTGTTATGTGGGTTGGCGTATCGCTTTTTGCCTATACCACATATTGAACAATCGATTGGGGTCATGTTCTTATTATTTTGTTTGCCACCTGCGGCAAATATTGTGGCTTTGGAAACGCATTATCAGGGTACAGGAACCTCAGCAAAATATATCGCTTCGGGGACAATTGTCAGTTGTGTTGTGGTCAGTCTGTATGGCGTGTTATTGCATTTGTTTATCTAA
- the tatA gene encoding Sec-independent protein translocase subunit TatA: MAGLSIWHVLIFAIVVILLFGTSKLKNLGKDVGGAIKDFKKSVKEDETTSTLNEPRTLEHQSTAEVKTSTRS, from the coding sequence ATGGCAGGTTTATCGATTTGGCATGTGCTGATTTTTGCAATTGTCGTGATCTTACTATTTGGTACGTCTAAACTGAAAAACTTAGGTAAAGATGTCGGCGGTGCCATCAAAGACTTTAAAAAGTCAGTTAAAGAAGATGAGACAACCTCCACACTCAATGAACCACGTACTTTAGAACATCAAAGTACCGCGGAAGTTAAAACGTCGACACGATCATAA
- the tatB gene encoding Sec-independent protein translocase protein TatB, which yields MLNIGMTELLTFGIIALLVLGPDKLPEAARFAGKWYGKFKRMISNVQNDIDRELRMSELREQMQNEMKRIQELELKMQAQMQELQQQGHSAIEQQQQNSVTENKNLFLTYIPLTQQKYSMLYRHPLPSVMPCTNKMGTAVVDCLEQLPELKVAV from the coding sequence ATGCTCAATATTGGAATGACTGAACTGTTGACCTTCGGCATCATTGCATTATTGGTGTTGGGGCCAGACAAACTGCCTGAAGCGGCACGTTTTGCAGGTAAATGGTACGGCAAGTTCAAACGCATGATCAGCAATGTTCAAAATGACATAGACCGCGAATTACGCATGTCTGAGTTACGTGAACAAATGCAAAATGAGATGAAACGAATTCAAGAACTTGAGCTTAAAATGCAGGCTCAGATGCAGGAATTACAACAACAAGGTCATAGCGCAATCGAACAACAACAGCAAAACAGCGTTACTGAAAATAAAAATTTATTTTTGACTTATATTCCACTCACACAGCAAAAATATTCAATGCTGTATCGACATCCATTGCCTTCGGTCATGCCTTGTACGAATAAAATGGGGACTGCTGTAGTGGATTGTCTCGAGCAATTACCTGAATTAAAGGTGGCGGTATGA
- the tatC gene encoding twin-arginine translocase subunit TatC, which yields MPIESSHLPSSLQQEQAPLEEMPITKHLVSLRQHLFKVVGLLLVLFFCLLPFANHTYQLMSEPLRAQLPISSSMIATDVTATFMAPFKLNFFVALMLAMPFIFYQIWAFIKPALYEKEKTLALPLLVGSIGLFYAGIAFAYYVALPSILHFFMSVTPETVAPMTDINSYLTFCLKLFLVFGLTFEIPVITLLLILIGLVSTQQLVEKRRFIVVGCFFVSMFVTPPDALSMIMLAVPMWILFELGLFFGKLIEKKRSIA from the coding sequence ATGCCTATAGAATCCAGTCACTTGCCAAGTTCATTACAGCAAGAACAAGCACCACTAGAAGAAATGCCGATCACCAAACATCTGGTTTCATTAAGACAGCATTTGTTCAAAGTTGTTGGTTTATTGCTTGTGCTATTTTTTTGCCTACTGCCTTTTGCCAATCATACCTATCAGCTCATGTCCGAGCCATTGCGCGCGCAGTTACCCATTTCATCGTCCATGATTGCGACAGATGTCACGGCAACCTTTATGGCCCCCTTTAAGCTGAACTTTTTTGTGGCGCTGATGCTGGCCATGCCGTTTATTTTTTATCAAATCTGGGCCTTTATTAAACCTGCGCTGTATGAAAAAGAAAAAACGCTCGCACTGCCCTTATTGGTCGGTAGCATTGGTTTATTCTATGCAGGGATTGCGTTTGCCTATTATGTGGCTTTGCCCTCAATCTTGCATTTCTTTATGAGTGTGACACCTGAAACGGTTGCACCCATGACCGACATTAATAGCTATCTCACATTTTGCCTAAAACTGTTTCTGGTCTTCGGTCTGACTTTTGAAATTCCTGTGATTACCTTGTTGCTGATTTTGATTGGCTTGGTATCCACACAGCAGTTGGTGGAAAAACGGCGTTTTATTGTGGTTGGATGTTTCTTTGTTTCCATGTTCGTCACACCACCCGATGCCTTATCCATGATTATGCTTGCAGTTCCCATGTGGATCCTGTTCGAGCTGGGCTTATTTTTTGGCAAACTCATTGAAAAGAAAAGAAGTATTGCATAA